The genome window AATTTTCGGCAGATGTATCATTAATTTTATAAATATAGTCTCCCGAATGAATCCCCGCCCTATAAGCCGGAGTTCCTTCTATGGGAGAAACGACTTCAACATAGGGTTTGCGTCCATTTGCATTTGTTTCATCAAAAATATCCTTGGATATATAAAGACCTACTCCTCCAAACTGACCACTTGTTGTGTCTGTTAGAGATTGTAACTCTTCTTCATTCAAATAGAGGGAATAGGGATCATCGAGGCTCTCAAAGAGTCCCTTCATTGCTCCCTGGAAGAGCTGCTCAGGTGGTACCTCATCAACATAGTTTCTCAAAATAAGATAATAAGCCGTTTCAAAAAGCCTCAGGTAATTTTCTGTACTGAGACTTGAGGACTGTGCCGAGACAGTGGGAGCGAGAATTATAAGTGATAATGCCAGTAATAAGGACAGTGTTACAGAGACCCAGAGAACTCGTTCAGTCTTTCTTTTCATAATTAATAATCCTTTGGAAAGTATTTTAGATACAGGAGTTTCTTTGTCAACACCTTCCCTTGACCTGTAATTCAATCAGATTTATAATTAAAAAATAACTCATATCCCGGACCTATTCCGGAATTCCGGTTCTATTACTTAAAAAACAGGTTATGATTATAATATTAGACGGGAGTTGGAATGATGCAAGTAATTGCTGTTGCAAGTGGAAAGGGTGGGGTAGGTAAATCCCTGTTGGCCTCCAATTTGGCCATTGGTTTGGCTGATAACAATAAAAAAGTTATTTTGGCCGATTTGGATCTTGGCGGTTCAAATCTGCATCTGGTCATAGGACAAAAGGCATCCAATCTTGGGTTGGGCTCTTTTATTAATAATTCTAAGCAGAAAATTGAAGATATTATTCAGGATACAGAGTATAAGAATCTTCGTTTTATTTCGGGTGAGGGAGAAGCTCCCGGTGCTGCCAATATAACGGCACCACAGAAAAAGAAGTTAATTAATCGGATGAGTGGTCTGGATGCAGATTATCTTGTTATGGATTTGGGTGCTGGTTCCAGTAACACTATTCTTGATTTTTTCCTCCTTTCAGGCTGTGGCATCATCGTGACAACCCCGACGCTGACTGCAACACTTAATGCCTATCTATTCATTAAAAATGTTCTATTCAGGATGTTATATGCCTCTTTTAATAGAAAATCACCGGCGACTGAATATCTTGAAACTCTAAGAAAGGATGGGGTATCTCTTCAAAAGGTATACCTGACTAGTCTTTTAGAAAAATTAAGGAGCCTGGATCCCGCTGGTGCAGATCTCTTTGAAGAGAAAAAAAAGCATTTTCAACCACGTCTAGTTATGAATATGCTAGATAATCCGGATGATATTCAGAAAGTAGACCGCTTGATTATTTCTGTTAGAGATTATTTGGGAGTCAATCTTGATTTCCTGGGTGTTCTATACAGAGATGAGTTTCAGAAAAAGGCTCTAAATTCCCGTTTACCTGTCTTAAAGTACAAACCTGGAGCGGTTGTATCACAGGGAATCTTAAGAATTTGCGATAAAGTCCTGGATATGAAACTGGAAGAGAGGATTAATCTTTCAAACCTGGATGCCGAATCCTCTTATCAGTCGGCTGAGATGGAAGCCGAATCGGATTTTAATGACAAGGTGCAGTCACTGGAAGAACTGCTTCATAGCGGTGCTCTAACACAGGGAGATTTGATTGAAACTATTCGTATGCAACAATATGAAATTAGCAAATTAAAAAAGGAAAATAGATTCATCAAATCCAAGCTGTTAAAGGCTTCAGAATTGGGATTCCAAGTGTAGCTGGGCATATGAGTTTTGAATTCAATGGTAAATTAAGTGTTCAGACAGATGAAAAATATCTGTCAGCAAAAATTCATTTTACACCTATAAGCAGTCAGGAATCTCATAATCTGGCCAGCCTTCAGGCTCTTTTGGAGAAGGAAGGTATTGTTTATGGTATTGATCAGGCAGTGCTGGAAAAGACTGCAGAAGAGTTTTCTGAAACCATGGAACCCTACCTCTCTGATGTTATAGCCAAGGGGAATCCTCCACAGGGCGGAACTGGTCAAACGTACGAATTTTCTCCATTTGCAACACCGAAAAATCTTCAAACTGTGCTCAAAAAAATTATGAGCATGAAAAAAGCCCCAGTCATAATGAAAACCATATCGGTTAAAGTTACGAAGGACAAAAGAGTTAAAGATAAAGGGCTTTTCAAGGGTGGTAAAGAAAAAATTATTACCGTAGAGGAAGAAGAGCAGAAGAGAATCAGAGTCGATGTTTCGGATGAAGTTCTTGATATCGGTTTTTTTGAAAAAGGGGCTGTAATCTGTAGAATGAGCTCCTCTACAGGAGAAGCGAAGAAAGGAAAAGACATCCGGGGAAATGACCTTTTACCTCCAGAAATTATTGAGGGTGAATTTTGGCCCGGTAAGAATATTATTAAAGAAAAAACAGAGATTCTTGCTGGTGAAACCGGATTTGTGAGAAAAGGGAAGAATTGGCTGGACCTTCTACCCTTTGAAAACCATAGCTGGTCTGTCTTTCGAAGTGATAATAAAGCCGACTGCCTTCTAGAACTCACTGCTGGAAATAAATTTGCAGCTCCTCCAGAGGTCTCAGAAATAAAACAGGCCGTTCTTCAATTAGGGGTTTCCCAGGATGTTTTGGTAAGCGACAGAAAAATTATGCAATTTTTGGGAAGCAGTTGCAGGTCCGGAGGAACACATACATTTTGCCTGACTAAGGACAGGGATGGATCCTTTGATATTGAGGTCAATTCACTGTCTACTGAAGCCAAATTACATCTTTATAAGGGTTCTGGAAAAGGTCGATCCTTAAATTTAAAACAGGCTTGGAACAGGGTTCTAGACCTTAAAATTGTTCATTTTGAAGCGGAAAGGATTAAAAAAGAGATCCTGGACTTTCATGGTTCTGAGGACAAGGAAACGACCATTCTTCTCGCAGCAGGTCAAGATCCTCGAAGAGGGGATGACCGTGAAATTTTGATTGAAGTCGAATACCTTTCTGAGGATGATGTCGGCAGCATAAAGGACAGAATCAAAGAGTTAAAAGTTTTGGCACCTTCCTTTAAGGATTTTCCGGTTGATAAAATTGAAAAAATGGCTCCTGTTAAAAAAGGGATGAAGCTTTTTCAATTGGGAAAACAGAAAGGTGGTAAAGACGGGCGTGATATTTACGGGAATATTATTCAAGGGATAGAGGGGAATGATCCCATTCTCAATATATATGAGAATATAAGTATTCAGGATGAAGTTGCCACATCAAAAATTAATGGTATCCTGGATTTTGCATGTGATA of Oceanispirochaeta crateris contains these proteins:
- a CDS encoding P-loop NTPase, with translation MMQVIAVASGKGGVGKSLLASNLAIGLADNNKKVILADLDLGGSNLHLVIGQKASNLGLGSFINNSKQKIEDIIQDTEYKNLRFISGEGEAPGAANITAPQKKKLINRMSGLDADYLVMDLGAGSSNTILDFFLLSGCGIIVTTPTLTATLNAYLFIKNVLFRMLYASFNRKSPATEYLETLRKDGVSLQKVYLTSLLEKLRSLDPAGADLFEEKKKHFQPRLVMNMLDNPDDIQKVDRLIISVRDYLGVNLDFLGVLYRDEFQKKALNSRLPVLKYKPGAVVSQGILRICDKVLDMKLEERINLSNLDAESSYQSAEMEAESDFNDKVQSLEELLHSGALTQGDLIETIRMQQYEISKLKKENRFIKSKLLKASELGFQV
- a CDS encoding FapA family protein; protein product: MSFEFNGKLSVQTDEKYLSAKIHFTPISSQESHNLASLQALLEKEGIVYGIDQAVLEKTAEEFSETMEPYLSDVIAKGNPPQGGTGQTYEFSPFATPKNLQTVLKKIMSMKKAPVIMKTISVKVTKDKRVKDKGLFKGGKEKIITVEEEEQKRIRVDVSDEVLDIGFFEKGAVICRMSSSTGEAKKGKDIRGNDLLPPEIIEGEFWPGKNIIKEKTEILAGETGFVRKGKNWLDLLPFENHSWSVFRSDNKADCLLELTAGNKFAAPPEVSEIKQAVLQLGVSQDVLVSDRKIMQFLGSSCRSGGTHTFCLTKDRDGSFDIEVNSLSTEAKLHLYKGSGKGRSLNLKQAWNRVLDLKIVHFEAERIKKEILDFHGSEDKETTILLAAGQDPRRGDDREILIEVEYLSEDDVGSIKDRIKELKVLAPSFKDFPVDKIEKMAPVKKGMKLFQLGKQKGGKDGRDIYGNIIQGIEGNDPILNIYENISIQDEVATSKINGILDFACDNMIYYLRVREHEDARIMVSLSDNSMTAYVSFLSPQGSGKPVSLESIHSVLEEKGIVKGILEDEIRKIVTLAEEGQIVTDYPVAEGKMPFLEEQTLKFLVDLEPGTKDNVPVDAGDLIAEIQKQGDGESTGYNVLGEQLYSENDKGLEREDNVLLEEVEGRTLLKSGTKGLLCLENGKLYIKEKQTIRGDISRTTGNLQFPGSIAISGSVLSGIFVKAGKDLTVMEVVEASLLSAGGSIIIGKGVKGDHKAVLRAGENITLGFAEATNIMVNGVLYLKKALMNCVIKCNGKIESDSGNTRIIGGHLKVKNGITVGSIGSESETKTYISFGQDYLVEDQINVVTKEIDQITQALPEIESHLKLAGEKRNQKKLMALRKKKVQMLKVLEKQGIKNFFLKEKFEIHFDSMIKVSNTVFPGVTFESHGRTYTVKQKLNSIIIYFDSKTGKILTKPLI